GAGTTCGTGCTGTTTTCGGAGGACACGACGGCGGTCTTCCGGTCTGTGTTTGAGTCCTGAGCCTCCGCTGGGCTGCTCCCGCTCAGGCAGGTCACCGGGATGACGAGCACGTTGAACACAGCACCTGTGGCGTCGTTGAGAGCAAGGTCAGCCGCGTGCTTCGCTGAGCTCCAGTTGGCTACGGTATTCCACGCGCTCCTTGGTGATGGGATCCACGAAAGTGATACCGCGGGCCAACAATTGAAGCGGCTTGCTGTAGTCGTCCGGGGCCTTGTCCAGCAGGTCCGGGTAGAAGGCGTCGTTGACGATGCCCAGACCCAGCGATGCCATGTGCACCCGGAGTTGGTGTGTCTTTCCGGTGTGCGGCTCCAGCCGGTACAGCGCGCGCTGGTGAGTCCCGGCGTCGAACGTTTTTGTCTGTTCAATACGCGTTTCGGCGTTCGGTTCGCCATCGATAACTTCGGCGAGCAGATAGCTGCGGGACTTGGTCATCCGGTTGCGGACCACCACCGGAAACTCGACGGCGGGATGGCCGTCAGCAGGCGCCGCGGCGGACACGCACTCGTATTCCTTCTGGACCTGTCGCTTCTCAAAGAGAACCTGGTACCGGCCGCGGGTCTCGGGGTTGGTTGAGAGCAGCAAAATGCCAGCGGTCATTCGGTCGAGGCGGTGCATGGGGATGAGGTCCGGCAGATTCAGCAGGTTCCGCAGACGGACCAACGCGGACTCTTGGATGTACGTGCCGCCGGGCGTCGTAGGCAGGAAATGCGGCTTGTCCACCACGAGGATGTGTTCGTCCTGATGCAGGATGTTGATTTCCACGGGTAGGCGGGTTTCCGGCGGAAGTGTGCGGTAGTACCAAATGAAGGTGTGGTCCTCGAGCTTGGTGCTCCTGTTCAGGCGCACACCGCCTTCGCCCACGATTTCGCCGGCGTCGAAACGGTCCTCGATGCCCTGGGGGTCGATATGTCCCCAGCGGTGCATCATGTAGTCCATCGCAGTAGCCCACGGCCCCTCGTCCGGGAGGCGCAGACGGGTCGCGTTTACGCCGTCGCGCACGGGAAGGGGGGATTGCATCACCGGACAATTCTACTGTGGCTCCCACAACGCAGCTCTAGCCGACGATAAAATAGTTCTTGACAATAAAAGTTGTCGGTGAGCATACTTGAAGCATGTTGGACATCGAAGTGATTGAGGACGCAGCGGCGGCAGAGGCCTCGTTGGACCCTATCCGCACACGCATACTTCAAGAGCTGGCGGAGCCGGGCTCGGCCACTCAACTGGCCGCCAAGGTGGGGTTGCCCCGGCAAAAGGTCAACTATCACCTCAAAGCTCTCGAGCGGCATGGCTTGGTGGAGCTTGTGGAAGAACGCCGGAAAGGCAACGTCACGGAGCGCGTTCTTCAGGCGACGGCGGCCTCGTACCTGATCTCGCCCGTCGCGTTGGCTTCGGTGGCCCCGGATCCGCAGCGTTTCTCCGACAGGTTCTCCGCCTTCTGGCTCCTGGCGCTCGCCTCCCGCACAGTCCAGGAAATGGGCAAGCTTATTTCCGGTGCGGCCGCTGCCAAGAAGAAGCTCGCAAGCTTCGCGATCGACGGCGAAATTACCTTCCGCTCAGCCGCAGAACGCGCCGCTTTCGCTGAAGAGCTCGGCGTGGCGGTCACGCGGCTCGTCGATAAGTACCACGACGGCGGTGCTGCCGCAGTGGCGGGCGGCGCACGAAAGCACCGGCTCGTCGTCGTACTTCATCCAACACTCAAGACACCGTCAACGGAAAAAACAGCAGAAAAGGAACAAGGCAATGACTGACAACCGGAAATTCGAGATCGTGGCGGACGCCGAACTGCCGTGCACTCCAGAGCGGGTGTGGCAGGCGGTTACCAAGGACACGGCGGCCTGGATGTTCCCCACGGATCAGTGGCCCGATGTGAAAACCGTCGAAGAATACCCCAGCCACCTTGTGTCGCGGATGGAGGGTCCCAATGGTTGGTTCAACCAATTGGAGCACGTCCTGGAGCCCGTCGAGGGCGGCCGCGCCAAGCTGCACTATGTCCACAGCGGCATCTTCGCCGACAACTGGGAAGAGCAGTACGACGGCGCCAGCAAGCACACGGAGTTTTACCTCCACACCCTGGGCCAGTACCTGCAGTATTTCGATGGGCAGCCCGTGGTCTTCACGGATATCCAAGCGCCGGCTTCTTCGCAGACTCCGGATGGATTCGTGCAGCTGAAAAGGGCTTTGCGCGTGGATGGCGTGTCAGCCGGTACCCCGTTTGACGTGGACGTCGACGGCGTGGGTCGGCTGAGTGGCGAGGTGGACTTCTCCAATGAGAACTTCCTGGGCCTGCGCACCTCCGACACGCTGCTCCGTTTCTTCGGCAGGAATGCTTTTGGTGCGCCGGTGGGCATGACCGTGCATGAATTCGGTGGCTCGGGGGACTCCGAGCTGACGGCGAAGGCGTGGGGTGCGTTCCTGGAGAAGGTGTACGCGTAGGGTCACCTTCCGGGCGTGCCCCAAGTAGGTAGCAGTAGATGCCGTTTTGAACGTTCAGAACGGCATCAACTGCTACCTACTTTTGGGCTTAAGGGGCCCAGGCGCGGGCGACTGCTTCGAGGGAGGCGTCATAGATCCCGGCCCAGTCCGTTTCGGGTTCATTCATCCGCGCCAGCTCCAGGCTGACGAGTCCGTGGACCTGCCCCCAAATGGCCATTGCAACGAGGGAGGGGTCCTCGGAACGGATCCTCCCGGACGATTGGGCGGCGACTACTGCGTCCACCAAGGGGAGCATCGAGGCTGAGGCGACCTCCGGCGTCGGGCTGCAATCCACATACGCGGCCAGCGCGCCGCTGAACATGAGCCGGTAAAGCGCCGGATGTTCCAAAGCCCAGACGCGGTACGCCCGGCCCAGGCCACGGAGTCCGTCTTTGGCCGCACGCTGCTGCGACTCCCCGAAGGAGCGAAAACCGTCGTCGACGGCGGCCGTCAAGAGTTGCGATTTCCCGCCGAAGAGCGAGTAAATCGCCGAGGTGGAGGTGTCTGCGGCCGCGGCGACGTCGCGGAGAGTGACACGAGCGGGACCTTCGCGGTCCACGAGCTCCGCGGTTACTTCCAGGAGCCGTTGCTGAACGTGCTGATCATGAACAATGGGTCTTGCCATGTCTCCAAGTGTTTCATAACATCGTTTCATAACAACGTTACGAAACTGGGAATCCAAGGTTTCCCAACCAAAGGAGCGACATGGCACAGGAGATCTTTACTGGACGCTTTACGGCCGATATCGGGCGCGAAACAATGACTGTCTTCCTGATCGGAATGCGGGCCAACCGCTGGTGGAAGATGGGCAAGGTGGCGCGGGTAGCATCAGCCATGCCCACGATGATGCGGCATCTTGCCGCCAATCCCGAGGCCGGGTTGCTCGGCAGCGAGCAATGGTTTGGGCGCACCACCATCCTGCTCAGCTATTGGGAAAGCCCCGAGCATCTGAGGCGCTTCGCAGCGGACCGTGATTCACCGCACCTGGGTCCGTGGCGGAAGTTCATGAAGGAAATCTCCGGCAGCGGGGACGTCGGGGTGTGGCACGAGACGTACCAGGTACCGGCGTCGGGCATTGAAGTGGTGTACAACGGCATGCCGCTTTTTGGCTTGGCTAAGGCCACCTCCCATGTTCCCGTCGGCCCCGGAAGCAACACGGCGAAACAGCGCATGGGTTCAGCTGCTGGCGTGGCGCCCAAGTAGCGGGTGAGCGGCTCTTAGGCGACTGCGACGGCGGGTGGCCGCCCGGCCTTGAGGGTCCGGCGGAGTTGGGGAGAGGCGTCGAGCTTGTCCTGGGCGGCGCGCAAGGCGCTCACGGCGAATTCGAGCTGCGCTGGTGGCAATGTATAGGGGACGCGTAGGTAATGCTCGAAGGCGCCACCCACTCCGAACCGCGGTCCGGCTGCCAAACGAAGCCCGAAATCCGGCGCCAGCACAGTGAGAGCAGTGCTGCAGGCTGTGGGCAGGCGGCACCAAGCCGTGAGTCCGCCGCGGGGCCTTTCCACCTCCCATTCCGGCAGGTGTTCGGCAAGCAGTGCGAGCAGGGACTCCCGGTTGTGACGCAGCTCGTGCAGGCGGGCATCGAGCGGTTCGGCGAATGACCTCACCAGTCGCGCGGCAGCCAACTGCTCAACCACGGGTCCACCGAGGTCCATGGTGGTCCTGGTCGCCACGAACCGGGTGATCATCGCTTCGTCCGCCCGGATCCAGCCCGTCCTGAGTCCGGCCCAATGCGACTTGCTGAGCGAGCCGATCGAAACGACCCTGGCACTGAAGGCTGACATCGGCGAGGTCTTGACGGCGTCGAGGTTCAATCCGCGCAATGTCTCGTCCACCACCAGCACGGTCCCGGCGGCAGCGGCCGCCCGGGCTAAACGGCGGCGCTGCAGATCGGACATGATGCGCCCTGTGGGGTTGTGGAAGTCAGGGACAAGGTAGGCCATTGCGGGGCGCTGCTGGTTCATCGTGGACACCATGGCATCAACGTCCCAAGCAGGGGAAGCGTGGGGTGGCAACCCGACAGGCAGCACTTTGCAGCCCGCCGCCCGTATGGCATCCAGGGCGTTTGGATAAGTGGGGTGTTCCACCAAAACCCTGTCCTGCTTTCCCACGAGGGTATGGAGAACTACGTTGAGGGCGTGCTGCGCACCGGATGTCACCAGGATCTGATCCGCGGTAGTGGGTACTCCTTCCGCGGCATACTTCTCCGCGATTGCCTGCCGCAGGGCTGGCACTCCAAGGGCGTCGTACCCGAAACCGGGGAGCAGCGCAGGCAATTCAGTGAGGGCATCAGCGAACGCCCGGTGGACAACTTCACCGGCCGCCGGAAGCGATGCGTATGCCAGGTCCAGGAGTCCTTCAGGCGCAGCAAGGCCCGGAACGCTCACAGGTGCGTCGCGGTGGGGGATGCTTGTCCGGCCGCGGCTGCCTTGGCCTGCGGTGAGGAAACCTTGTTCGCGAAGGCTCGCGTAGGCCGCAGTGACAGTGGTGCGGCTCAGGCCGAGCGTCTGCGCCAGCGCACGCTCACTGGGTAGTGCGACGTCCAGCGGAATGCGCCCATCCATCACCAGCAAACGCACGACGTCGGCCAGCTCGCGGTAGGCGGGCAGGGCGCCGCTACTCCAAGAGCCCAGGAGGCGGACGAGTGCGGTGGGGTTCAATGAGCCTGGCATAGGACCAGTATTCCAAACTGGCTATGGAATACAAGGCCAGTTTTCCGCGACCATGGATTCATGATGATCCGAAGAATCACGCAACTCCTGATCGGCCTGGCGATGTACGGCATCTCGCTGGCCATGTTCATCCGCGCCGGTCTTGGCCTTGACCCTTGGGACGTCTTCCACCAGGGCGTTTCGGAAAAGACCGGATTCAGCATCGGGGTTGTGGTGATCGCGGTCAGTTTCATCGTCCTCCTCCTCTGGATCCCCCTGCGGCAAATGCCCGGATTCGGAACCTTGGCAAACGCGGTCCTTGTGGGAGTCTTTGCTGATCTGGGCTTATGGCTGATCCCGGAGTTCTCACACCTGGGCGGACAAATTGCGATGCTGGCCGGCGCGGTGATCCTCAATGGGATCGCGTCCGCTTGCTACATCGGGGCACGCCTTGGCCCGGGAGCCCGTGATGGCCTGATGACGGGACTGGTTCGCCGGACTGGGTGGTCCGTCCGCCTTGTCCGGACGGGAATTGAAGTGGTGGTCCTTGCCGTGGGCTTCCTGCTGGGTGGGTCCGTCGGCGTCGGTACGGTGGTTTACGCGCTGGCAATTGGTCCGATCGTGCAGGTTCTCCTGCCGAAGTTCATGGTCCCGGAACGTGCCAAGGCTCCAACCCCGGCTGAAGCTACGGAAGCTGTGGAGGCCGCGCCGGCCGCCTGACGGCCAGCCGTCCCAACGCTACCCACGGACTACGGGAGTGGTTGGCATCTGGGACAGAAGTAGATGTCGCGCTCCTCGGTTCCATCTTGCGCTGCAAGGACGTCGCGGCGAATAGGCGTTCCGCAGCGCCTGCATGGCTGGCGTGCCCTGCCATAAACCCAGTAGCCGGGCCTCATCGCCCGGGGACCCAAGGTGGTCCGCAGGCCTGGACCGAGGTTCTCGCCCAGGAGTCTCTTGGCATCGTTGACGGTCTTGGCGAGATCCGGCACTGAGCCCACAGGCAACGCGGGGTGGATTCCGGAAAGGAAGCATGATTCGCAGCGGTAGATGTTGCCGATCCCGGCCAGCTTCCGCTGATCGAGGAGGGCGTAGCCGATGGGGACGTCGGGTTCAGCTTGGAGCCGGCGAAGGGCTTCTTCTTCATCCCAGTCAGGCCCGAGCAGATCAGGTCCCAGATGCCCCACGATTCGATCTTCCTCGCTGGTTGGCACCACCTCGAGGATGCCCAGTGAGAACCCGACCGCATCAGCGGAAGCCGTCCGCAGCACGCAACGCGCAGTGTGTCCTGGTTTTGTCCAGCGACCTCCCGGCGGGTAGACCATCCAACTCCCTTCCATCTTGAGATGGGAGTGGATGGTCAGCTCACGGGGTTTCCTGCTCGCGTCAGGTTCCTCATCCGCGGGTCCCACCAAACGCATGAGCAGGTGTTTGCCCCGGGGAATCACCTCGGTCATTGTCCAACCCGCAAGGTTCAGGGTGGCGAAACGCGGCACCCGGAAGTCTGAAGCTGTAATGACCTGCCCGGCCAAGGCCGCGTTGAGGCGCGCGGCTGCCCGCCAAATGGAATCTCCCTCAGGCACGGATCCGTAGCCCCTTCGGAGTTGAATACGCTCCGGCAGCCGCAAGCGCAGCAGCAATCGGCGTATCCAGGAGGTCGTGACCGTTGACCTTTTCCATGAAAAGCTTGTCCACTGCTCCGCGACGCACCACGTCCACCAAAGCTTCGGCAGCGACCGCCAGGACGGCGTCGTCATGGCTGAAGGTGAGAAGAGTCTTACCGCCGCGCTCAACATATAGGACCAACGCGCCGTCGACCATCACCACCAGCGCGCCGGCCTTCCGGCCGGGGCGGTGTCCGGAACCGGCGTCGACGGACAGTGCAGGCCAAGGCAACGCGGCGCCGTAAGGGTTGGCCGGATCCGTGGCTGCGAGTGCCAGTGCCGAGGGTTCTGACTTGGTGATGCGCGCATCTTCGGTGAAGGAACGGAGCCTGTCCACCGTTGCGGGGACGGCGAATTGGGCCGCTCCCAGATGCTCGATGAAGTAGCCACGGCGGCAACGCCCTGCTTCCTCGAGTCTTGCCAGGACTTTGTACATGAGCCCGAATCCGCCAATGATGTTCTCGGCCATGACCGATCCCCGTGTGACCACGCCATACCGATCCAGCAGAAGCTCGGCCGTGCCGCGTGCGTGGATGGTCGGGTCAAGTTCGGGCGAAGGCAGCGCGGACCAGCGTCCTACGGCTGACGGCGGGGCGGGAGCGGTGCCGGAGACGGAACCATAACGCCCGCCTGTAAGCCCGGGGGATCCCAGAAGGCCCGTACCGTGGGAGCGCCCCAACCTGCTCATTCTCGGGGCACGGGCTCGAGGTGCCTTGGCGACCTGCCGGTGAGCTGTACGTCCGCCGGCGATCATGGCCCGCACCGGAGCAAAGGTGTCGCCGGTGACGCGGCCGGCCCACACCAGGTCCCAGAGTGCCGAGACCACGGCGTCATCACTCAACACAGAGTCCATTCCGCCCGCCACCTCAGTGAGTTGGCGGAAGAAGTAGCCGCCACCTGCACCCAAGTAGTCCAGGAGCCGTTGTTGGGCGTCGCCGGGTTCGAAATCGGGGGCCGGATTGAGCGTCAGCTCGGCGGAGTCAGCCACGTGGAGGCTGATCCAGCCGTCGTTCCCAGGCAAGGCCCCAGCCCCGGCCCACAGCAACTCACCGGCGGCCATCAGTTCGTCCAACATGGCTGGTTTGTAGTCCGCCACGCGGCTCGAGAGCACCAATGGCTCCCATGCGGAAGCGGGGATGGGAACGCCTGAGAGTTGATCGACCGCCGTGATGATGCCATCGAGTCCGCGCAATGCCTGGCTCCGCGATTTCCCCGGTGCCGTCACGTTCTGCCAGGCCGGCAGGAACCGCCCATACGCGGCAGTGTCAACGGGCTCAACCTCTGCGCGCAAAGCAGCCAGCGAACGACGCCGGAGCTTCCGCAGGACCTCGGCATCACACCATTCGCTGGACGGCGGTGCGTCTGCGGACATGAGCTCTGGATTTGCCGCTTCCACCGTGCTGCTCTCCGTCGCCACGGCATGCGGCCGGAACTCACCCTCCACAACACGGCCATCGGCCGCGAGCCGCTTCAGTGCAGTATTGACGACGGCGACGCCAAGTCCCAGCCTGGACGCGGCCTCGGCTGCTGTGAACGGTCCGTGGGTGCGCGCATACCGTGAAACGAGGTCGCCCAGGGGATCGTGGACAGGCTCAATGAAGGCGAGCGGCACGCCCATGGGAAGGGGAACACCAATGGCGTCGCGCAGCCGGGCGGCATCTTCCACTGCCGCGAAACGCTCGACGCCGCCGATCGTTACCTTCAGCGCCCGGTTGGCTTTCTGGAGTGCGGCCAGGTGTGAACCGGCGTCCGACCCTTCTTCAAGACGCTCTGCCACTTCCTCGACGCTGAGTGGACCAAGGAGCCGGAGGAGGTCAGCGACACCTTCCATTCCGCGCACGCGACGGTCCGGCACCAGACGCTGCAGCTCGCGTTCCGTTGCATCGATGACCGCCGCGTCAAGAAGCTCGCGCAACTCCACCCTGCCCAAAAGCTCATTGAGCAGCGTGGAATCCAAAGCGAGGGCCGCCGCCCTACGCTCCGCCAAGGGGGAATCGCCCTCGTAGAGGAACTGTGCCACATAGCCAAACAACAGGGACTTCGCGAACGGCGACGGCTGCTGGGTAGTGGTCTCCACAATGCGCAGTTCGCGGCGCTCAACTGAGGCTGCAATGTCCTTGAGGGCGGGCAGATCGTAAACATCCTGCAAGCATTCCCGGACGGTTTCGAGCACGATGGGGAACGAAGGGTACTTCCGGGCGACGTCCAGTAATTGGGCAGAGCGTTGTCGTTGCTGCCACAGGGGTTGGCGCTTGGCGGGGTTTTGGCGTGGCAGGAGCAGCGCGCGGGCGGCACACTCACGGAACCGGGAGGCGAACAACGCGCTGCCCCCAACCTCGGCGGTGACGATCTGTTCGAGTTCTTCGGGATCGAAGAGGAACAGCTCGGCACCGGGTGGCTCGTCCTCCATCATGGGGACGCGAAGAACGATGCCGTCATCGGCGGCCATGGCGGAACCATCCAAGCCGTAGCGCTGCTGAAGGCGTTGACCAACGGCCAGAGCCCACGGCGCGTGAACAGGCATGCCGAAGGGGCTGTGCAGGACAACACGCCAGTCCCCGAGCTCATCATGGAAGCGTTCCACGACCAATGTTCGATCGCTGGGAACGATGTTTGTAGCCTGCTTCTGTTCTTCCAGATATTGCAGCAGGTTGCCCGCCGCAAAGGCGTCGAGCCCACTGGCTTGGCAGCGTTCCATGGCCGGCGCAGGATCGGCCGCGGAGAGTTCGCGGATGAAGGCCCCCAAAGCGCGGCCGAGATCAACCGGACGGCCGAGCGAATCGCCTTTCCAAAAGGGGAGCTTTCCCGGCTGGCCGAAAGCAGGGGAGACCAAAACGCGGTCGTGGGTGATGTCTTCGATTTTCCAGCTGGTGGCTCCGAGGGCAAAGATGTCGCCTACCCGAGATTCGTAGACCATTTCTTCGTCGAGCTCACCCACGCGGCGTCCACCTTTCGCGGCACGGGCGGAGGCGCTGGGGCCTTCACCATCGGCGTTGGCAGAGGACGAGGATCCTTCAACTTCCGTGCCGATGATGTACACGCCGAAGAGGCCTCTGTCCGGAATAGTGCCACCAGAGGTGACGGCAAGGCGCTGCGCCCCTGGCCTGCCCTCAATAGTTCCTGCATGCCGGTCCCAGATAATGCGTGGCCGAAGTTCTGCAAATTCGTCGGACGGATACCTGCCGGCAAGAAGATCCAGCGTGGCCTCAAATGCGGACCGGGGCAGGCTGGCAAAAGGCGCCGACCGGCGGACCGTGCTGAACCATTCCTCGACGTCGATGCTGCCCAGGGCCGTAGCGGCCACAGTTTGCTGGGCAAGGATGTCCAAAGGATTCGTGGGGATGCTTAGGCGCTCGATTTGGCCGCTTAGCATCCGTTCGACTGTGACGGTGGTGTGCAGGAGGTCAGCCCGGTGCTTGGGGAACAACACGCCCTCGGAGATCTCGCCCACCTGGTGTCCAGCACGCCCTACACGCTGCAGGCCGCTGGCTACCGATGGCGGTGACTCTACCTGAATGACCAGGTCCACGGCTCCCATATCGATGCCAAGTTCCAGAGATGAGGTGGCAACGACGCAGCGCAGCCTGCCTGACTTCAGGTCATCCTCGATCATGGCCCGCTGGTCCTTGGAGACCGAACCGTGGTGGGCGCGCGCCAAGACAGGATCTGCTCCGCTCGTGCTGCCGGCCTGGGTCATCATATGGGCCGGCGTCGCCGTGGACACGGGAGCGCCCGCTGACTTGGTGGCCGGCCCGGTGCCCCAGCTTCCCGAATCCTCTGCGTTGTCGGGAGCGCCCCACTCTCCTCCGGCCGCGGCCAGCATTTGCCGTTCGGCATAGATCTCGTTCAATCGGGCTGTCAGCCGTTCGGCCAGGCGGCGTGAGTTGGCGAAGACGATTGTGGACTGCTTGGAAAGGACAAGATCGACAATCTGTTCCTCAACATGGGGCCAGATGGATGCTTGGGGTTGAAGCCCGGAAGCAGGGCCGGAGTCAAAGGCGCCCGCAGCCCCTTGGAGGTCAGACATGTCCTCCACAGGCACAGTGACTGTGAGATTCCAGTTCTTCTTGGACGGCGGGGCCACAATTTCCACAGGGGCTTGGCCCGCCAGGAACTGGGCTACAAGCTCACGCGGCTGCACCGTAGCAGAGAGGCCAATCCGCTGGGCCGGCTTCGGTAGAAGAGCATCCAGCCTTTCCAGAGACACCGCAAGATGGGCCCCACGCTTGGTTCCTGCGACAGCGTGAACTTCGTCAATGATGATGGTGTCTACTTCGCTCAGCGTTTCCCTGGCACGGGACGTCAGCATCAAGAACAGGGACTCCGGCGTGGTGATCAGGATGTCCGGCGGGTTCGATAACAGCGAGCGGCGATCTGCCGCCGTCGTGTCTCCGGAACGGACGCCGACTGTCACCAGTGGTGCCGGGAGCCCTAATCGCTTGGCAGTTTGCGTTATCCCGATGAGCGGTGAGCGAAGGTTCCGCTCCACGTCAACACCCAGTGCTTTAAGGGGCGATATATAAAGGACGCGGGTGTTTGTCTTGGGACGCTTCGCGCGGCCCTTCCCGTCGGGGACGGACTCCAATCCGGGCAACGTATCCGACGGCGTGGAATGCAACCGGTCCAAGGCCCAAAGGAAAGCGGCGAGGGTCTTACCGGAACCAGTGGGGGCCACCACCAGGGCATGCGAGCCCGACGAGATAGCGTTCCACGCACCATCCTGGGCGGGAGTGGGCGCGGAAAAAGCGCCAAGGAACCACTCCCTGGTTGCCTGGCTGAAACGGCCTATGGCGCCGATGGACGCCTGCTGCTCCTGCATTCCTCCATCATGCCCCACGGCTCAGACAGAATAAGCCCGAGCCGTGTGCTGATGGTTAGACAGCCTGGAAGGCAGTGATGGTCAGGAGTTTGATGCCTGCGTTGCTGCAGGCATCGTGTTGCTCGGCGACGAACAGTGACGCTGTGTCGTTAGGCGGGTAGATGCGGTAACCAGCCGCCGGAACCTTGGTGCAATCGCCATAGTTTCCAGCCTGGGTGTAACGCAGTTCAGCCCACGCCGACTTCCCTGGGGCAAGCTCGATCTTGGTGACGGGCGTAGTGGTTTCACGGGTAGCGGGCTCACCGATAGGGGAGCCGTTGGCATCGGCCGTCAGGGAAACTCCGGCGAAGCCTTCCAAGGTGCAAGGCGTGGTTCCGGAGTTCGTCAGGATCAGTTTCTCGTAGATGCTCCCAGCAGCGCCGCCGCCGGTGGAATCAGTGGCGGCGGTGAGGGAACCGGCCTTGCATTGGCCTTCGGCCGCAGGCGCTGCGGAGGTCGCCGTTCCGGACGGCGAAGGCGAGTTGCTCGCGCTGGGAGAGGCCGACGTCGGAGATGCGGAAGAGGAGGTGGGAGGGGCGCTGCTGCTTCCAGCCGGGCTTGGGCTTGGCCCACAAGCAGCCAGGAGCAGCAGCGAGGCTGCGGCCGTCGTCGTCACAAGTCCAGTTTTGATGCGCTCAGTCCACATGGGCACCAGCCTTGCGCCGGGTGTGACGGGAGTCAATTGAGCCACGGCAAGGAAATTGGATTGGCGTCCGGATCGTAATCTTTCCGAACGCCAATCCTCTAAAGGTTCACGCTTTTACTTGGCGTCGTCCTTGACTGCTGCTGTCTTTGCTGACCGGCCGCGGAATAACGCGGCGCCGCCCAGGCCCAAACCAGCGATGCCGGCGATAAGGCCGGCCCAGCTGCGGGCCTGTGATCCATCGTCGGTTACCGATGACGCCTGCTCGGTGGACACCGTGCCTGCTGCGTGGTGGTCACCTTCGGCTTCGGCAGGTGTGATGGTGACGGACGGGGCCGGTGCTTTGAGCTCGTGCTCGTCTTGTCCATCCTTTGGGATCTCCGACCAGTCAGTCTGGCCCTGCTCGCAGGTCTGCAGCGTGGGGAAGTAGAGCGTCTTGCCCGCGGCGTCGGGCAGTTTGACCGAGAGAACCAAAGCATCACGAAGATGTGGGTCCAGTGGAGCCTTGGCTGTGTAGACGATCTGGCTGGTCCGCTTGGTGATGGTGGTGCCATCGTCCAGCTTCTTCGGTGCGGCTAACGTCTCCGTAACCTTCTCGACAGTCCAGTTTGGGTTGACCGTGGGCTGGGCATCGGTCAGTTCCTCGGGCAACGAGATAGCGACTTTTGTTGTGCCAAACGTGTCGCAGCCGTGGGGGATACCGAACGTCAACAGTGCGTACGAGTTGGC
This genomic stretch from Micrococcaceae bacterium Sec5.1 harbors:
- a CDS encoding pseudouridine synthase is translated as MQSPLPVRDGVNATRLRLPDEGPWATAMDYMMHRWGHIDPQGIEDRFDAGEIVGEGGVRLNRSTKLEDHTFIWYYRTLPPETRLPVEINILHQDEHILVVDKPHFLPTTPGGTYIQESALVRLRNLLNLPDLIPMHRLDRMTAGILLLSTNPETRGRYQVLFEKRQVQKEYECVSAAAPADGHPAVEFPVVVRNRMTKSRSYLLAEVIDGEPNAETRIEQTKTFDAGTHQRALYRLEPHTGKTHQLRVHMASLGLGIVNDAFYPDLLDKAPDDYSKPLQLLARGITFVDPITKERVEYRSQLELSEARG
- a CDS encoding helix-turn-helix domain-containing protein translates to MLDIEVIEDAAAAEASLDPIRTRILQELAEPGSATQLAAKVGLPRQKVNYHLKALERHGLVELVEERRKGNVTERVLQATAASYLISPVALASVAPDPQRFSDRFSAFWLLALASRTVQEMGKLISGAAAAKKKLASFAIDGEITFRSAAERAAFAEELGVAVTRLVDKYHDGGAAAVAGGARKHRLVVVLHPTLKTPSTEKTAEKEQGND
- a CDS encoding SRPBCC domain-containing protein, translated to MTDNRKFEIVADAELPCTPERVWQAVTKDTAAWMFPTDQWPDVKTVEEYPSHLVSRMEGPNGWFNQLEHVLEPVEGGRAKLHYVHSGIFADNWEEQYDGASKHTEFYLHTLGQYLQYFDGQPVVFTDIQAPASSQTPDGFVQLKRALRVDGVSAGTPFDVDVDGVGRLSGEVDFSNENFLGLRTSDTLLRFFGRNAFGAPVGMTVHEFGGSGDSELTAKAWGAFLEKVYA
- a CDS encoding TetR-like C-terminal domain-containing protein; its protein translation is MARPIVHDQHVQQRLLEVTAELVDREGPARVTLRDVAAAADTSTSAIYSLFGGKSQLLTAAVDDGFRSFGESQQRAAKDGLRGLGRAYRVWALEHPALYRLMFSGALAAYVDCSPTPEVASASMLPLVDAVVAAQSSGRIRSEDPSLVAMAIWGQVHGLVSLELARMNEPETDWAGIYDASLEAVARAWAP
- a CDS encoding DUF4188 domain-containing protein, producing MAQEIFTGRFTADIGRETMTVFLIGMRANRWWKMGKVARVASAMPTMMRHLAANPEAGLLGSEQWFGRTTILLSYWESPEHLRRFAADRDSPHLGPWRKFMKEISGSGDVGVWHETYQVPASGIEVVYNGMPLFGLAKATSHVPVGPGSNTAKQRMGSAAGVAPK
- a CDS encoding PLP-dependent aminotransferase family protein, which produces MPGSLNPTALVRLLGSWSSGALPAYRELADVVRLLVMDGRIPLDVALPSERALAQTLGLSRTTVTAAYASLREQGFLTAGQGSRGRTSIPHRDAPVSVPGLAAPEGLLDLAYASLPAAGEVVHRAFADALTELPALLPGFGYDALGVPALRQAIAEKYAAEGVPTTADQILVTSGAQHALNVVLHTLVGKQDRVLVEHPTYPNALDAIRAAGCKVLPVGLPPHASPAWDVDAMVSTMNQQRPAMAYLVPDFHNPTGRIMSDLQRRRLARAAAAAGTVLVVDETLRGLNLDAVKTSPMSAFSARVVSIGSLSKSHWAGLRTGWIRADEAMITRFVATRTTMDLGGPVVEQLAAARLVRSFAEPLDARLHELRHNRESLLALLAEHLPEWEVERPRGGLTAWCRLPTACSTALTVLAPDFGLRLAAGPRFGVGGAFEHYLRVPYTLPPAQLEFAVSALRAAQDKLDASPQLRRTLKAGRPPAVAVA
- a CDS encoding DNA-formamidopyrimidine glycosylase family protein, with protein sequence MPEGDSIWRAAARLNAALAGQVITASDFRVPRFATLNLAGWTMTEVIPRGKHLLMRLVGPADEEPDASRKPRELTIHSHLKMEGSWMVYPPGGRWTKPGHTARCVLRTASADAVGFSLGILEVVPTSEEDRIVGHLGPDLLGPDWDEEEALRRLQAEPDVPIGYALLDQRKLAGIGNIYRCESCFLSGIHPALPVGSVPDLAKTVNDAKRLLGENLGPGLRTTLGPRAMRPGYWVYGRARQPCRRCGTPIRRDVLAAQDGTEERDIYFCPRCQPLP